Proteins encoded within one genomic window of Desulfuromonadaceae bacterium:
- a CDS encoding NADH-quinone oxidoreductase subunit I — protein sequence MFKEFIQGLSITFKHLLPGHSTTVQYPDERLTPSPRFRGLHRLVPTQDREKCVACYLCPTVCPAKCITVEAAENEKGEKYPQVYEIDLLRCIFCGYCVEACPVEALEMTAEYELANFRREDFKFNKKRLLK from the coding sequence ATGTTCAAAGAATTCATTCAAGGTCTGAGCATTACGTTCAAACATCTGCTGCCGGGACATTCAACGACCGTACAATATCCCGATGAGCGGCTCACGCCCTCACCACGTTTTCGCGGGCTGCATCGACTGGTGCCGACACAGGATCGGGAGAAATGTGTTGCTTGCTACCTTTGTCCGACAGTTTGTCCGGCCAAGTGCATCACCGTCGAAGCGGCCGAGAACGAAAAGGGTGAAAAGTATCCGCAGGTGTATGAGATTGATTTGCTGCGCTGTATTTTCTGTGGCTATTGCGTCGAAGCCTGTCCGGTTGAGGCGCTGGAAATGACAGCAGAGTATGAACTCGCCAATTTCCGCCGCGAAGATTTCAAGTTCAACAAAAAGCGCCTTCTTAAGTAA
- a CDS encoding NADH-quinone oxidoreductase subunit J translates to MELLELLFFYLVAFVAVLSGVLVVSCKSPVHSALALVNTFFCLAVFYVMLSAPFMAAIQVMVYAGAIMVLIIFVIMLLNLGADAHRKYTHGVVWGAICGILTLLVTGFFVKRGSITGMQGNVTTELIQDFGHTELIGKALFTDFLLPFEITSILLLVAIVGAVILAKKEV, encoded by the coding sequence ATGGAATTACTCGAATTGCTCTTTTTCTATCTGGTTGCCTTCGTGGCGGTCCTGTCCGGGGTGCTTGTCGTCAGTTGCAAGAGTCCGGTACATAGTGCGCTTGCCTTGGTCAATACGTTTTTTTGCCTGGCGGTCTTTTATGTCATGCTCTCCGCACCATTTATGGCGGCGATTCAGGTCATGGTTTACGCCGGGGCGATTATGGTGCTGATTATCTTTGTCATTATGCTCCTGAATCTGGGCGCTGACGCCCACCGCAAGTATACCCATGGCGTGGTCTGGGGAGCGATTTGTGGCATATTGACCCTGCTTGTCACCGGTTTTTTTGTCAAACGTGGCAGCATCACCGGGATGCAGGGGAACGTCACAACGGAGCTGATTCAGGATTTCGGCCACACTGAGCTGATCGGCAAGGCACTCTTTACCGATTTCCTCCTGCCGTTTGAGATCACATCAATCTTGTTGCTGGTGGCGATTGTCGGTGCCGTGATACTGGCTAAAAAAGAAGTCTGA
- the nuoK gene encoding NADH-quinone oxidoreductase subunit NuoK, whose protein sequence is MITVYHYMAVSAILFSLGTFGVLTRKNAIVIFMCIELMLNSVNLTFIALSRHLGSMDGQVFVFFIMTVAAAEAAVGLALMISFYRNRESIDVEDMNLLKW, encoded by the coding sequence ATGATTACCGTATACCACTACATGGCTGTGAGCGCGATTCTCTTCTCGCTGGGAACCTTCGGTGTTCTCACCAGAAAGAATGCCATCGTGATTTTCATGTGTATCGAACTTATGCTTAATTCGGTGAATCTTACATTTATTGCGTTGTCACGACATCTCGGCAGTATGGACGGTCAGGTTTTTGTGTTCTTCATCATGACGGTTGCCGCCGCTGAAGCGGCTGTCGGTTTGGCATTGATGATATCCTTCTACCGTAATCGGGAATCGATCGACGTTGAGGATATGAACCTGCTTAAATGGTAA
- the nuoL gene encoding NADH-quinone oxidoreductase subunit L: MYDKLWLIPFFPLVGFIFNGLFGKKIKNEKVIGGISTVAIALSFVVSCKYFFQLLGDSGKVHEIALFGPLGSGTWINVGQLSIDWGFLLDPLSALMIMVVTGVGSLIHLYSIGYMHGEEGFYRFFSYLNLFCFSMLMLVLGNNALVMFIGWEGVGLCSYLLIGYYFEKKSASDAAKKAFVVNRIGDFGFLLGLFLLFWTLGSKGVWTIQFTEIAANAHLLESGGVIVTIITLCFFLGACGKSAQIPLYTWLPDAMEGPTPVSALIHAATMVTAGVYMIGRMCGLFAMAPTTMMVVATVGAATALFAATIGLAQNDIKRVLAYSTVSQLGYMFLAMGVGAFSAGIFHLMTHAFFKACLFLGSGSVIHGMHHGYHHAHLHDDPQDMRNMGGLRKKMPITFITFLVSTIAISGIPFFSGFFSKDEILWWAFGSNRGHWSLWLLGAIAAGMTAFYMFRLVFMTFFGEQRTDARAKDHIPESPLTITLPLMILGLLAVIGGYVGVPAILGGANHIHHYFEPVFGEAIKLNNITAHGTHATEYALMAISVGIAVFGIFLAWTMYIKNPALPGQFVAKFTGIHRVIFNKWYVDEIYDALFVNPIKRLGTFLWKGIDVRVVDGIVNGVGKLVNVSSMLLRYTQSGYVHNYAFMMVVGMLFIVGFYILR; the protein is encoded by the coding sequence ATGTACGACAAGTTGTGGCTTATTCCGTTCTTCCCGCTGGTGGGGTTCATTTTTAATGGACTTTTCGGCAAGAAGATCAAGAACGAGAAGGTGATCGGCGGGATCTCCACCGTGGCCATCGCACTCTCCTTCGTAGTTTCCTGCAAATATTTTTTCCAACTTCTCGGCGATTCCGGGAAAGTGCATGAAATTGCCCTGTTCGGCCCCTTGGGGAGTGGAACTTGGATAAATGTCGGTCAGCTGAGCATCGACTGGGGGTTCCTTCTTGATCCTCTGTCCGCGCTGATGATCATGGTCGTTACCGGGGTGGGTTCGTTGATTCACCTCTATTCTATCGGGTACATGCACGGTGAAGAGGGATTCTATCGCTTTTTCTCTTACCTGAATCTTTTTTGTTTCTCAATGCTTATGCTCGTCTTGGGTAACAATGCGCTGGTTATGTTTATCGGCTGGGAAGGTGTGGGGCTTTGCTCCTACCTGCTGATTGGTTACTACTTTGAGAAGAAGAGCGCTAGCGATGCCGCCAAGAAAGCTTTTGTTGTCAACAGGATTGGCGATTTTGGATTTCTTCTTGGTCTTTTCCTGCTCTTCTGGACTCTCGGAAGCAAGGGCGTCTGGACAATTCAATTTACTGAAATTGCTGCAAACGCTCATTTGCTTGAATCGGGCGGCGTAATTGTAACGATCATTACATTGTGCTTTTTCCTGGGTGCTTGCGGTAAATCAGCACAAATCCCTTTATATACCTGGTTGCCCGATGCGATGGAAGGTCCGACACCGGTTTCGGCCCTCATCCATGCCGCAACAATGGTTACAGCGGGTGTGTACATGATCGGGCGGATGTGTGGACTCTTTGCGATGGCACCGACGACAATGATGGTCGTTGCCACCGTTGGTGCAGCGACTGCACTTTTTGCGGCGACCATCGGTTTGGCACAAAATGACATCAAGCGGGTCCTGGCTTATTCGACCGTATCCCAGCTTGGATATATGTTTTTGGCGATGGGTGTCGGTGCATTCAGCGCCGGTATCTTCCACCTGATGACTCATGCATTTTTTAAAGCTTGTCTCTTCCTCGGCTCCGGCTCAGTTATTCATGGAATGCATCATGGTTATCATCATGCGCACCTGCATGATGATCCGCAGGATATGCGCAACATGGGTGGTCTGCGCAAGAAGATGCCAATCACTTTCATTACCTTTCTTGTCTCAACGATTGCAATTTCAGGCATTCCGTTTTTTTCCGGATTCTTTTCCAAGGATGAAATTCTCTGGTGGGCATTCGGCTCCAATCGCGGACATTGGTCGCTTTGGCTGCTTGGTGCAATCGCCGCTGGTATGACCGCTTTCTACATGTTCCGCTTGGTGTTTATGACCTTTTTCGGTGAGCAGCGTACTGACGCTCGCGCCAAAGATCATATCCCCGAGTCGCCGCTGACCATCACTCTTCCGTTGATGATCTTAGGACTCCTCGCGGTGATTGGTGGTTATGTTGGTGTTCCAGCGATTCTTGGTGGTGCCAATCATATTCATCACTACTTTGAGCCGGTCTTTGGCGAAGCCATTAAGCTTAACAACATCACTGCGCATGGAACACACGCCACCGAGTACGCGTTAATGGCAATTTCAGTCGGTATCGCGGTCTTCGGGATTTTCCTTGCCTGGACAATGTATATTAAAAACCCGGCGCTCCCCGGCCAGTTTGTTGCGAAGTTTACAGGGATCCATCGGGTGATCTTCAATAAATGGTACGTCGATGAAATTTACGACGCATTGTTTGTCAATCCGATCAAGCGGCTTGGCACCTTTCTCTGGAAAGGGATTGATGTGCGGGTTGTTGACGGAATCGTGAACGGTGTTGGCAAACTGGTTAACGTCAGTTCGATGTTGCTGCGCTATACGCAGTCCGGTTATGTTCACAACTATGCCTTCATGATGGTTGTCGGCATGTTGTTCATCGTTGGGTTCTACATCCTCCGCTGA
- a CDS encoding NADH-quinone oxidoreductase subunit M, whose protein sequence is MTEHLLSLLTFLPLVGMIVVLFLPRDNGPLLKGCTLVVTLIVFLASLPLAFNDIFKTSAEMQYVEFVNWINIGDFFRMNYFVGIDGISLWLVMLTTFIMPITVLSTWNAVENNIKGFMALMLLLETALLGAFIALDLFLFYIFWELMLIPMYFMIGIWGGKNRIYAAIKFFIYTAVGSLLMLVAIMYIYYYAVQSGINIDGFSILDFYNMSMEPELQTLLFLAFGLSFAIKVPMFPVHTWLADAHTEAPTAGSVILAAIMLKMGTYGYVRFAIPLFPEATQQFLPYLALLAVIGIIYGALVAMMQEDVKKLVAYSSVSHLGFVMLGIFALNIQGLAGGMLQMINHGISTGALFLIVGFIYERRHTRAIADFGGLAKVMPVFATVFMIITLSSIGVPGTNGFVGEFLILIGAFASELRWFAVIATTGVIFAAVYMLWMFQRVIFGKVTNPANEKLADLSVREMVLMLPLLLFVFWIGIYPNVFLEKMNPSLENLINQVKSKQHVAVVEVEQPNLLTLNK, encoded by the coding sequence ATGACTGAACATCTTCTGAGCTTGCTGACCTTCCTTCCGCTGGTGGGTATGATTGTCGTACTTTTCCTTCCCCGCGACAACGGTCCGCTGCTGAAGGGCTGCACGCTGGTCGTGACGCTCATCGTTTTTCTGGCCAGTTTGCCGCTGGCTTTCAATGACATTTTCAAGACATCTGCCGAGATGCAGTACGTTGAATTCGTCAACTGGATCAATATCGGCGATTTTTTCCGGATGAACTATTTTGTCGGTATCGATGGTATCAGTTTGTGGCTGGTGATGCTGACGACGTTTATTATGCCGATTACGGTTCTTTCGACATGGAATGCGGTTGAGAATAACATCAAGGGCTTCATGGCCTTGATGTTATTGCTGGAAACTGCATTGCTCGGTGCGTTTATCGCTCTTGATCTCTTCCTGTTTTACATTTTTTGGGAATTGATGCTGATTCCTATGTACTTCATGATCGGCATATGGGGGGGTAAAAACCGTATTTATGCCGCCATCAAGTTCTTTATTTACACCGCGGTTGGCTCGTTGTTGATGTTGGTCGCGATTATGTACATTTACTACTACGCGGTTCAGTCGGGAATCAATATCGACGGTTTCAGCATCCTTGACTTCTACAATATGTCGATGGAGCCGGAACTCCAGACATTACTCTTTCTCGCTTTTGGCCTCAGTTTCGCGATCAAGGTGCCGATGTTCCCGGTTCATACCTGGTTGGCCGATGCCCATACCGAAGCACCAACTGCCGGTTCAGTCATATTGGCCGCAATTATGTTGAAGATGGGAACCTACGGTTATGTTCGTTTTGCGATCCCGCTTTTCCCCGAGGCCACTCAGCAGTTCCTGCCATACTTGGCGCTATTGGCTGTTATTGGTATCATTTATGGCGCATTGGTAGCGATGATGCAGGAAGACGTTAAAAAGCTCGTTGCGTACTCTTCCGTTTCTCACTTGGGCTTCGTCATGCTCGGAATCTTTGCCCTGAATATCCAGGGCCTGGCCGGTGGCATGTTACAGATGATCAATCATGGTATTTCAACCGGTGCGCTTTTCCTTATTGTTGGATTTATTTATGAGCGCCGCCACACTCGCGCGATTGCTGACTTTGGTGGCCTCGCGAAAGTGATGCCGGTTTTTGCGACAGTTTTTATGATTATCACTCTTTCGTCGATTGGTGTTCCTGGCACTAACGGTTTTGTCGGGGAGTTTCTGATTCTTATCGGTGCCTTTGCAAGTGAATTGCGCTGGTTCGCCGTTATCGCCACGACCGGGGTAATCTTTGCAGCTGTTTACATGCTCTGGATGTTCCAGCGAGTTATATTCGGCAAGGTCACCAACCCGGCGAACGAGAAGCTTGCCGACCTTTCAGTGCGCGAGATGGTGCTGATGCTGCCGTTGCTCCTGTTTGTGTTTTGGATTGGCATTTATCCGAATGTCTTTCTCGAGAAGATGAACCCATCGCTCGAAAATCTGATTAATCAGGTCAAGAGCAAGCAGCATGTCGCGGTTGTTGAAGTTGAACAACCGAACCTGCTGACGCTGAATAAGTAA
- a CDS encoding NADH-quinone oxidoreductase subunit N — protein sequence MDTSLVQQAIDNVNFAAIMPALILCVVGMVALLIGVFSKRGRTFHISLICLFGLVAAGVATASGWNQPYQFGFSGHVALDNFARFFNMTFIFGSILTILMSDDYLKREGYPIAEYYPLILFTTAGAMLMASGTDMMTIFLGLEVLSISLYVLSGLFRGQVRSNEAGLKYFLLGSFSTGFLLYGIALIYGVSGTTNLTDIGNYFVYHPALLTDPMTIAGMLLLSVGLLFKIAVAPFHMWAPDVYQGAPTPITAFMSAGPKAAAFAAFLRILLLALGGLENEWTSLLWVLAVATMTIGNVIAISQTDIKRMLAYSSIAHAGYALVGIVAANAIGISGIMFYMLAYTFMNIGAFAVLTLAGKKGENNLTLDGFAGFGFKQPFLGVAMAIFLFSLMGIPPTAGFVGKFYIFSGAVEAGYIWLAVIGVLNSAVSLYYYLRVLVYMYFRDPNEEFEWVALKTGALISIILAIVGVLYLGILPGGVMEMAKLGLF from the coding sequence ATGGACACTTCGTTGGTGCAACAAGCCATAGACAATGTAAATTTTGCGGCAATTATGCCTGCGTTGATCTTGTGCGTGGTCGGTATGGTCGCACTTTTGATCGGTGTTTTTTCAAAACGCGGAAGAACGTTCCACATCTCACTGATCTGCCTTTTCGGTTTAGTGGCAGCGGGCGTAGCGACGGCAAGTGGCTGGAATCAGCCATATCAATTCGGGTTTAGCGGCCATGTGGCGCTGGATAATTTTGCCCGCTTCTTCAATATGACCTTTATATTCGGGTCGATATTGACGATTTTGATGTCAGATGACTACTTGAAGCGTGAAGGTTATCCGATCGCGGAATATTATCCGCTGATCCTTTTCACCACCGCAGGTGCCATGTTGATGGCCTCGGGCACCGACATGATGACAATTTTTCTCGGTCTCGAAGTCCTCTCGATATCTCTTTATGTATTGTCAGGTCTCTTTCGCGGACAGGTTCGTTCCAACGAGGCTGGCCTTAAATATTTCCTGCTAGGATCATTTTCGACCGGTTTCCTCCTCTACGGGATTGCCCTGATCTACGGTGTCTCCGGGACCACGAACTTGACTGATATTGGCAACTACTTTGTTTACCATCCGGCGCTTCTTACCGACCCGATGACAATTGCGGGAATGTTGTTGCTGAGTGTTGGCCTCCTCTTCAAGATTGCTGTGGCACCATTTCACATGTGGGCGCCGGATGTTTATCAAGGGGCTCCGACGCCGATTACCGCATTCATGAGCGCCGGACCCAAGGCTGCCGCATTTGCTGCGTTTCTACGTATTCTGCTTCTGGCACTTGGTGGCCTTGAAAATGAATGGACGTCGTTGCTGTGGGTTCTTGCCGTGGCCACGATGACGATCGGGAACGTGATCGCAATCAGCCAGACCGACATAAAACGGATGCTTGCCTACTCATCGATTGCTCACGCTGGATACGCGCTGGTCGGAATTGTCGCTGCAAATGCGATAGGTATCTCGGGTATTATGTTCTACATGCTCGCCTATACCTTTATGAACATTGGTGCTTTTGCCGTTCTCACGTTAGCGGGCAAAAAAGGCGAAAACAATCTGACGCTTGACGGTTTTGCCGGATTTGGTTTCAAGCAACCGTTTCTCGGTGTCGCAATGGCAATTTTCTTGTTTTCGCTGATGGGGATTCCGCCGACGGCCGGTTTTGTTGGTAAATTTTACATTTTCTCCGGTGCGGTCGAGGCAGGATATATTTGGCTGGCGGTGATTGGAGTCCTGAACTCCGCAGTTTCTCTTTACTACTACCTCCGGGTGCTGGTTTATATGTATTTCCGCGATCCCAATGAAGAATTTGAATGGGTTGCGCTTAAAACTGGCGCGCTCATTTCAATTATTCTGGCGATTGTCGGGGTTTTGTATCTGGGGATCCTGCCGGGTGGTGTGATGGAAATGGCAAAGCTCGGTCTTTTCTGA
- a CDS encoding UbiD family decarboxylase — MNIPRRYESLQDFIALLEQHGELHRVRTMVSADQEIAALTDRVAKRKGGGPGLLFEQVDKYNWPSATNLYGSLQRCAWAAGVERLAALSQRLEIDLRGSAGKTAAQRLERLVNVPGFQPVIAKAPTCREAVAAHIDLTTIPLLRNFPDDGGSYLTLAQVFTDNPVTRRNNCGIYRVQLVDPTHLAIHWHDGSDGANNFRAYSDSGKKMPIAIALGGDPALLFSAAMKLPETVDEVAFASYLRAAPLGMTPCLSHQLRVPASAEVVLEGEVVTGEGFIEGPYGNHTGNYQPEHRCPLIHITHLSHRHRPIIPATIIGRPPTENCYLGKVIERLILPLLKIDHPALHDLCMPLEAIFHGCALVSINASSSVSVQSLARDILDGPWLRGVRLLVVFDQEVKVHDLSMCFWQAINHLDINDDNEKIGAARIFDATRKATDGAPCKRSPAIEQLVTRRLEEYGLRETME; from the coding sequence ATGAATATCCCGCGCAGATATGAATCGTTGCAAGATTTTATTGCACTCCTTGAACAGCATGGGGAGCTGCACCGGGTCAGGACGATGGTCAGCGCAGATCAGGAAATCGCGGCACTTACTGATCGGGTCGCCAAGCGCAAGGGGGGTGGCCCCGGCCTGCTTTTCGAACAGGTTGATAAATATAACTGGCCCAGCGCAACGAACCTTTACGGCTCTTTGCAGCGTTGTGCCTGGGCTGCTGGTGTTGAGCGACTTGCAGCGCTGAGTCAACGGCTTGAAATCGATTTACGCGGCAGTGCCGGAAAGACAGCAGCACAACGTTTGGAGCGCCTGGTCAATGTTCCCGGATTTCAGCCAGTAATAGCCAAGGCGCCGACATGTCGCGAAGCCGTTGCTGCGCATATCGACCTGACAACGATCCCGCTGTTGCGCAACTTCCCGGATGATGGCGGAAGTTATCTGACTTTGGCTCAGGTTTTTACCGATAATCCGGTTACCCGACGTAACAACTGCGGTATCTACCGTGTCCAGCTGGTTGATCCCACCCATCTTGCGATACACTGGCATGACGGTTCTGATGGCGCGAACAATTTCCGCGCTTATTCAGACAGCGGCAAAAAGATGCCGATTGCAATCGCACTGGGTGGAGATCCGGCGCTCCTTTTCAGCGCCGCGATGAAACTTCCTGAGACCGTCGATGAAGTGGCTTTTGCAAGTTACCTGCGTGCGGCACCGCTGGGGATGACACCATGTTTATCCCATCAGCTCCGCGTTCCGGCATCCGCAGAAGTTGTGCTGGAAGGTGAGGTCGTAACGGGCGAAGGTTTTATTGAAGGCCCCTATGGCAATCACACCGGCAACTACCAACCGGAGCACCGGTGTCCGCTGATCCACATTACCCACCTGAGTCATCGTCACCGACCGATTATCCCGGCCACCATTATCGGTCGTCCGCCAACCGAAAACTGTTATCTTGGCAAAGTGATTGAGCGGTTGATTCTCCCTCTGCTGAAAATTGATCATCCCGCACTGCATGACCTCTGTATGCCGCTCGAAGCGATTTTCCATGGTTGTGCCTTGGTATCGATCAATGCATCCTCCTCTGTTTCGGTGCAGTCTCTGGCTCGTGATATCCTTGACGGACCCTGGTTACGTGGCGTGCGGTTACTGGTTGTGTTCGATCAGGAAGTGAAAGTCCATGATCTGTCGATGTGTTTCTGGCAGGCAATCAACCACCTGGATATCAATGACGATAATGAAAAAATCGGCGCTGCACGTATCTTTGATGCGACGCGTAAAGCGACCGACGGTGCGCCCTGCAAACGTTCGCCAGCCATTGAACAACTGGTGACACGACGCCTTGAAGAATATGGTTTGCGCGAGACAATGGAGTGA